TGCCTTTGAAGTGGATCCCATTCATCCGTTGAATTCCTTGTGCTTGTAATCTTGAGCGAGTTGTAGCCGTTAAATTCTGCCATGTATTTCATATACTGATGTACCTTTCGGTGGTTAGCAATTGAGAGAACATTGGAAATTCAATCTCATGGCACTGAATCAACAATAAATCAATGATTTTGTAGGATTATGTTCATGAGAATATGAATCCTAATTTTTCGGACAATTAGTTCTAACTTTACTTCATGCACTAAATCTCAAATGCATTGCAGGGAATTGTTGTTTTTGCATCTGTAATGGCAACTCTTGGACTACAAATATTGTTCGAATCTGGGCGGCAACTTCTCACAAAGGTATTCAAGAGTCCACTAGTTGATTGTAACGCAAGAAATCTTAAGCGCAAGATATCGAATGAAATTTTTAGCATCACATTTGTCGATAGGGcgattataataattttttttttcatgcagaCTCAACCTGATATGGATCCAGTGAAAGAAAAATGGATGATTGGGATAATGGTGTCTGCAACAGTTGTGAAGTTTGTGTTGATGGTGTATTGTCGTAGATTCAAGAACGAAATTGTTCGAGCTTACGCTCAAGATCATCTGTTTGATGTCATCACTAACGGAATTGGTCTTGCAGCTGCAGTTTTAGCAATCAGGTTTTACTGGTGGCTTGATCCTGTTGGAGCTATCATTGTAAGTAATCAGCCTATTAACTAATTAACACCTAATTTTGTTAATTAGGCCACGTATCTGCAATACCTTGTTTGTTATCCTTGAAAATCCGAACAAAACACAAAGATGAAAAACTACTTAACCCTGAACTATTTTAAGGCAACAAATGTAACTGAATTTCGAAACGCAATGGGATGCAGATTGCTTTGTACACAATGGGGAACTGGGCGAAAACAGTGATGGATAATGTGTGGTCACTGATAGGGAAGACAGCACCAGCAGAGTACTTGGCAAAATTGACATATCTGATATGGAACCATGACAAGGAGATCACGCACATTGAGACAGTGAGAGCATACACTTTTGGCTGCAACTATTTTGTGGAGGTTCACATTGTCTTGTCCGGAGACATGTCTCTCAGCCACGCACATAACATCGGAGAGACGCTTCAGGAAAAGATCGAAAACCTTCCTGAGGTGGAACGAGCTTTCGTTCATGTCGACTTTGACACTACTCACAGGCCTGAGCACAACAATGCTAAGTTAGCACCATCTTGATCAATAAAATCAGACATGAAGAGTGGAATAGAAGTAtgtgttttttatttggtgCTATAATTATTGTACAAGGGTTGTTTAAGGTTTTaaacaatatttatttttagttttgttaAAGAATCAATTCCAATGGTTGAAGCTTACTGAAATATTTATGATTTGATTGATTGTAAACAACAATTTGTTCCAACACTTTATTATTTATGAGATTTGAATTTAATATATCCCGAGTAAAATGGAAACCGAGtatttaagagagagagagaggagagagaaagttttgtattttttacaaaaaaaagacTCATAAGTTCAAACttgtttattttagatttttattGTTCAATTCAATTAACTGCGGCCACTTATGAttatggtctagtgatattcctcttcacttgtataagagatgttttaggtttgattatt
This genomic interval from Malus domestica chromosome 05, GDT2T_hap1 contains the following:
- the LOC103435378 gene encoding metal tolerance protein 10-like, with amino-acid sequence MVADLRTESSDYRTELLSPDATGETVTVPTEASWRLNMDGFNLPAERSMDSYFGLGSFVNSLRRQRKIAQYYKRQNKLLKGFNEIDSFSEMGFWPGSLTQDEVNQLARNERMAIYTSNAANLVLFLAKVYASVESRSLAVIASTLDSLLDLLSGFILWFTSHAMRKPNQYRYPIGKTRMQPVGIVVFASVMATLGLQILFESGRQLLTKTQPDMDPVKEKWMIGIMVSATVVKFVLMVYCRRFKNEIVRAYAQDHLFDVITNGIGLAAAVLAIRFYWWLDPVGAIIIALYTMGNWAKTVMDNVWSLIGKTAPAEYLAKLTYLIWNHDKEITHIETVRAYTFGCNYFVEVHIVLSGDMSLSHAHNIGETLQEKIENLPEVERAFVHVDFDTTHRPEHNNAKLAPS